GATAACGCTGGAAATATGGTTGAACATGAGGAAGGAATGGTAGCCATTGATACAAATTATTTTAGAAGCCTCTTTGAAACTTTGACACCGACTGAGATAGATGAAGCATTGGGGAATATCTCCTCAACGATCACTAATGAAATAAACCAACAAATCATAGCGCCGGTTACTGAATGGGAGGTCAAACTTGCACTCTTTGCAATGCATCCAGAGAAAGCTTCTGGACCTGATGGCATGAGTGCTCTTTTTTATCAGAAATTTTGGGATATTGTAAAGGGAGATCTAACTTGTATGGTCAATGAATTCCTATTTCATGATATCAATGTGCAAGGACTGAATGATACAAACATTTGTCTCATTCCAAAGAAAGATAAACCTACAGACATGGCCCAATTCCGGCCTATTAGTCTGTGCAATGTAAGCTATAAGATTATCTCTAAGGTCCTATGCCAGAGATTAAAGAAAGTCCTACCATATCAGATTTCAGAAACCCAATCAGCTTTTGTGGCAGGGAGACAGATTATTGAGAATATTATGATTGCCCAGGAGATGTTTCACACTCTTAGGACGAAGCCAGGTGGCAGGGAAAAGAGAATGGCAATTAAGACTGACATGAGCAAAGCATATGATCGAATGGAGTGGATTTTTATCCAGCGGGTAATGGAAAAGATGGGTTTCTCGGAAACTTGGATCAATTGGATTATGCGAAGTGTCTCGTCAGTCAAATATCATGTCCTAATGAATGGCCAACCCAGAGGGAATATTGTTCCACATAGGGGACTGCGACAAGGAGATCCTTTGTCTCCTTTCATTTTCATCTTATGCACGGAAGCGCTCGTTAGCCTTCTTAATCATGCAGAAAACCAAGGAAAGATTACCGGGCTGCGCATAGCGAGAGCTTGCCCATCGGTGTCCCACTTGTTATTTGCTGATGACAGCCTCTTCTTTTGTAAGGCGAAGCCCCGTGAATGCGATGAGGTCATGAAAGTAGTAAAGGTGTATGGGAAAGCTTCAGGGCAATGCATCAATTTTGAAAAGTCTTCCCTACTTTTTGGAAAGAAAGTCCCAGTAGATATAAGACAGCAGATCAAAGAGGTACTGGGTATTGAGAATGAGGGCGGAATGGGAACCTACCTAGGTATTCCAGAGGATATTAGTGGCTCTAAGTGTAAGCTATTTGCGTTTCTTAAAGAAAAGCTTGATCATAAGATCAATGGTTGGTCGGGTAGATGGCTGACAAAGGGCGGAAAGGAAATTCTTATTAAAGCCATAGCCTTGGCACTACCAACATATGTTATGTCAAGCTTTCTACTTCCCCTGGAAATCTGTGATAAATTAACAAGTGCTATCGCACGGTTTTGGTGGAGCTCGAATCCACCAAATAGAGGGATGCACTGGGCAAAATGGGAGAAGTTATGTTGTCCAAAAGAAGAAGGAGGAATTGGATTCAGACTGATTCATGAATTTAATCTAGCATTGTTAGCTAAACAATTGTGGAGACTGATACAATTCCTAGACTCACTGCTAGCAAGGGTTCTTCGTGGAAGATACCATCGTACTTGTTCAATCTTGCGTACAACATCATCCGTATCGCCCTCTTACGTATGGACTAGCCTGATGGAAGCAAAGGCCTTACTATCATTGGGGATCAGACGAGTGGTACATTCAAGATATCAAATTTAGGTGTGGGATGATCCATGGATCCCTACAACCCCGGCTAGGCCAGCTAGACCAGCTGTCCCGGTGGTGCATCCACGAATGACAGCATCTGACTTTATCCAGGATACACCAAAAGTTTGGAATGTAAGGATGGTGGAACAATTTGTGGCCCCGGAAGATATTCCCCTTATTAGAAGTTTGGCCATAAGTCAAATGCATAGAGATGATAAATATTGCTGGGGTTATAGAAAGAGTGGGATTTATACAGTGAAATCTGGATATTGGGTGGCAAGAAATATAATGTATCAACCTCCCGAGGAAGTGGTATCTGAGCCCAGTATAACTAAGCTTCAAGCTTATGCTTGGAAGATCAAGGCCCCCAAAATGATCCAACATTTGATTTGGCAAATGGTTTCAGGATATATGGCAGTAACGAGAAATCTGACACGGCGTCATATGCGTTGCGATAATTATTGTCCAAGATGTGGAGAGGATGATGAATCAGTTAACCATGCTATATTTGAATGCCCTCCTGCTTTGCAAGCATGGGCATTAGCATCCACACCATCGTGTCCTGGCATTTTCCCAATATCAAGTGTCTATACGAACCTGGATTATCTATTCTGGAGGAAGAGTGAAATTGAAGATCCGAACTTAGACAGAGATCCATACCCATGGATTATATGATATCTTTGGAAAGCAAGGAATGACAAGTTATTTAGAGGAATATCACGTCAGCCAGAGGAACTAATTAGACATGCCCAGTGTGAGTGCAATGCCTAGTTCGATGCAAATCGAAATGAAAGTGATGATCCATACCCACCACAACATATTGGGGATATACAAGGCGTTAGCTTGGAGAATAGCTTGGAGAATATCTGCCTGGTTGATGGTTCTTGGACTGCAGATTCACAGTATAGCAGATTGGGATGGGTATGGCTAGATGGAACTGGGCAGGACCAACTCTTAGGGTTGAGGAACAAACAGAGAAGATTATCTTCAGTACACCCCGAACTTGAGGCACTAATATGGGCAATGGAGAATATGAGTCAACATACATCATGCCAGAACTTCGGAACAGACTGTAAGGACATAATCTCGATGATGAAGGACCCAAGAGCATGACCAAGTTTCTCCACGGAGTTATCAGAGGTAGCAGCTATTCAAGGACGCTTTTCAAACTTCAAGATCTTCCATGTACCAAGGGCGCAGAACAAGACAACAAACGCATTAACAAAGATTAGCAAAGACCGCTCGAGCTTTTCATAGAAATCTAGTTTTTGTTGGTTGTTCTATTACGGTTTGGATACCCAGACCACCTCTAACTTGAGTAATAGAACATCTTTTTTTTTATGTCAAAAAAAAAAAAAAATGTCACCAATTAATAGCAAGTCATATAAAATGCTATAATACTGTAAAACAACAATAGCTTTGTGGTTGGCTGAAGTTTTTGTAAAAAAAGAACGCTTTCCCACCGCTTAACGTATCTGAGTGTATTGATGTCATGATGTGTACAGAAACAAAGGTCTATCTCTTTTGTTTTGAGACTTTCTGGTTCTTGCTCTAGGTAGTTTAGACTGGTATATTTTGGTTAGAAGTATATATTTAATTAGTCCATTGGGGATAGGTTATGGTTCTTCTGATCTTGTTGATGTCGTGGATATTTAGTCATAGGGTAAAATAAAACTTATTTCGGTGAATTTCTTCAGAGAGGTATTTTTGCGACAGAACTTAAAAAGTTTAGGGAATTTCTCATTTTCTTATATAATTTTTCATTATTATATTTGAAAGAGTTTAGTATTAAATCTCGTTGGTAGAAGAACCAGAAGCGAGATCTGACTAGCTGCATCGAAGAAGAAGATGCGGCGTGAGTTTGCGACAACGCTCTTACTCTCGACTCTCGTTTCCTTTCTGGTGCCGGAGCTAATTTCGGTCGGCGAAGCCGTGTGGCTCAACATACCCAAGACCGGAACAAAGTGCGTGTCGGAGGAAATCCAGAGCAAGGTCGTCGTTTTGGCCGATTACGTCGTCATCTCCGACGAACATTCCATCTTCCCTACTGTTTCCGTCAAGGTAATTCGTTTCTATTTTCGGGTCATTTTGTCCGACGAACTCCGTGCTTTGATCTGTTATTTTTTGAAGTAATTTCATTGAATTCTTTAGCTACTAATATAAATTGATTGCTCGGATTCAAGTTTCCATATCTTGAAAACGTTTATGCTAATGATTTGGCGTTAATGTTCATTGATTGTTCAAGTTGTGCATTTAACTGTTAAGGTAATGGAACAAAACCATCTAGCTGATTCACTAATGTATGAAAAGAGATTTCTATGTGATTTTGATAAGAGAATCATATTGACACAAGGGTTGTGCAAATAGACCGTTTTGTGAATATAATGTATATTCATCAGTTCTTGATATATCGACGGTCTTGGGCATAGCTCGGCACCCCAAATTTTAATTGGCTAATATGTACATTCAGCCCCCCCATTTGATTAAAAGTCTAAATGTATTGATCAGTTTGTTTTCAATCAATAATTGTTTCAAGCTCCAACGAATTTCAGGGACGGCCTTGTCTAGATCTTACGTATCTAGGTGTGATTAAATGGTAAGCGGACGAGCTTTTCTAGTCATGCCCATATGTTTGTGAGCATTTTGCCTCAACATTTTTTGACTTGGTTAGTAGATTGGTCTGTTAACGATTTGTGTTATCAAAGAGTGAATATCAAATGGAAGTTGGAAGTTGCAAATGTGAATGATATTTATTATGTCTTATGTCTCATCAAAATATCACTCTCATATGTTTTATTAGTTAGTTAGTAGCAATTGACTCTCTTTGCAACCACATAGCTTGATGGGTTATCGTAGAAAGTTTAGTCATATTTGATATGAATACGGGCACAAAGCAGATGCATACATGTTTTATATGAATTTAGGAAACTGACCAGAAATTCTTATCTTGTATTGTAGGTTACATCACCATATGGCAGCGTTTTGCACCACAGTGAAAACGCTACGCATGGTCAGTTTGCGTTTACAACCCAAGAATCAGGAACCTACTTGGCCTGTTTTGAGGCTGTAGGGAATAGTCACGGCAACAACGATATCAGCATCAACCTTGACTGGAAAACTGGAATCGCGGCCAAGGATTGGGACTCCATTGCCAGAAAAGAGAAGATCGAGGTCAGCTCTCCATTTCCCAATAAAATTTTACAATTTGCACTTAAAAATATTCAACACACTTATAAGAGTAGTTTGTGGAATAAAGTTAAGTCTGTATACGAAGCACTATTATGCATTAAATCGTAGGGTGTGGAGCTGGAGCTTAGGAAACTCGAAGCTGCAGTTGAAGCCATACATGAAAACCTACTTTACCTCAGAAACAGGTAATATATTTAATTAAAAGCTATATTCTTTGAAATTATAGAGGAATCAGAACAAAGTTTTTCTCTCTTTTCACACATTGCAGAGAAGCAGACATGAGGATTGTGAGTGAAAAAACAAACTCGCGAGTCGCATGGTACAGTATAATGTCTCTAGGCATCTGCATTGTAGTCACTGGTTTACAGATTTTGTACTTGAAGCAATACTTTGAAAGGAAGAAGCTTATTTAAATGAGAGTTGTGATCCGTGGGTACTAGAGAGGCCACTTTCATTTGCTTTCTTTTCTTGTTACACTCTGTTTCGAACCTGTTAGTGTACAATTTTGTTCACCTATTTAACTTGTACTTTGTCTCGGGTTATATTTATATGAAAAAAATGCCAAAACGGAACAGAAAAACAACTACATTGTTCTTTCCATAAATCTTTTTTTGGTCTGGTTTGGACTTAGATACCCCTGGCTAATTTTAAAAATTCATGTCAATATAAACAAGAGACAATCGTATAAAAAATATTTTGGTTGACTAAATATTTGTAAAATACAATTTCATATTTTGATTTATGGATGGCAGAAAACATGATCTAATTACTGTCTACGAGCTCGTAGATTGTAGATTTGGTTAACGACATGGATATCTGCAGCTTGTAGAACGTAAAATCGACCAATGCTTATAATTCTACTTAGTAGAATAATTCAGCTGCCATTTCCTTTATATCTGAACTACGGTAGATTTCATTAACTATTATTTCTCAATATATCTACGAAGACGAAATC
This sequence is a window from Brassica oleracea var. oleracea cultivar TO1000 chromosome C1, BOL, whole genome shotgun sequence. Protein-coding genes within it:
- the LOC106326274 gene encoding transmembrane emp24 domain-containing protein p24delta4-like; protein product: MRREFATTLLLSTLVSFLVPELISVGEAVWLNIPKTGTKCVSEEIQSKVVVLADYVVISDEHSIFPTVSVKVTSPYGSVLHHSENATHGQFAFTTQESGTYLACFEAVGNSHGNNDISINLDWKTGIAAKDWDSIARKEKIEGVELELRKLEAAVEAIHENLLYLRNREADMRIVSEKTNSRVAWYSIMSLGICIVVTGLQILYLKQYFERKKLI